The Streptococcus pluranimalium genome contains a region encoding:
- a CDS encoding BglG family transcription antiterminator, protein MGLEVFYIYFCKILLQFFVIYTYLKNAYNLIINEIAIEFIGGILVFTERQQKLVQILEVSTNYQKHLDLSKKLGCSLRTLYSDIERLKENGFSIISKHGAGIKLDDELPILEIEDLDAALSARKRRMEIVKRLFIEDDKITLKNLSETYLVSQTSIKSDLEEIVKEFDDGNGPLLKRSKHGTTVIEMPLERRISLLTRVNQYILSNFSPVSDTSENYKNSILKAFYPEAVVKVSNNIVYSFFRKNICAIPDAYLDNFSQFFLALISQLYERKHIKNQMYSLDKAKHAFYIGNATSLLHKASLRLKIDYTNEDVQYLSQMLVNYRIEQVPDVNNTVDVKIIMEKISEVMEFDFSKDDELKKQLMVHVPAMLSRLRYAMVVKNPFLEQIKLDYSILFNSIWIAMDSLSDYFGTNFTEDEIAFLTLYFQLSLEKFGSIRKILVICPTGIVTSELLINRIKNLAPSLDEIETASIEEFLELDHSEYDVILSTVAGLGEDRTIHYVTAFTKNEELIQILHQDKDVLSPNSAKEIKNDVSNYLMLGQKFSNKNSLLNKVESFLIDRDLIFDGFIDSISKREKLGSTELPLGVAIPHGKSEFVKESFVIVIQNNRKIKWSSHFVDTIFIIGISKKDIKKTKRVISRIYNLINDEQRLMKLKKEDSELEVMKYLYGRK, encoded by the coding sequence ATGGGTTTGGAGGTTTTTTATATTTATTTTTGCAAAATTTTGCTGCAATTTTTTGTTATTTACACTTATTTAAAAAACGCTTACAATTTAATTATAAATGAAATAGCTATTGAATTTATAGGAGGTATTTTGGTGTTTACAGAACGACAGCAAAAACTGGTTCAAATACTTGAAGTATCAACAAATTATCAAAAGCATTTGGATTTATCTAAGAAGCTTGGTTGCTCCTTAAGAACCTTGTATAGTGATATTGAACGATTAAAAGAAAATGGCTTCTCAATAATATCTAAGCATGGTGCTGGAATTAAATTAGATGACGAACTTCCAATATTAGAAATAGAAGACTTGGATGCCGCATTATCAGCAAGAAAAAGGCGGATGGAGATTGTTAAACGCTTATTTATTGAAGATGATAAGATAACGCTCAAAAACTTATCTGAAACCTATTTAGTTAGCCAAACATCAATTAAATCTGATCTTGAAGAAATTGTTAAAGAATTTGATGATGGGAATGGACCACTACTTAAAAGAAGTAAACATGGGACAACTGTTATAGAAATGCCACTGGAAAGGAGAATTAGTCTTCTTACAAGAGTTAATCAATACATTCTTTCAAATTTTTCTCCAGTTTCTGATACTAGTGAAAATTATAAAAATAGCATTTTAAAAGCGTTTTATCCAGAAGCTGTGGTAAAAGTTTCTAATAATATTGTTTACAGCTTTTTCAGAAAAAATATATGTGCCATTCCTGATGCTTATTTAGATAATTTCTCCCAGTTCTTTCTCGCACTGATTAGTCAATTGTATGAGAGGAAGCATATTAAAAATCAAATGTATTCTTTAGATAAAGCTAAGCATGCATTTTATATTGGGAATGCAACGTCCCTTTTACATAAGGCCTCACTTAGGTTGAAGATAGACTACACTAATGAAGACGTTCAGTACTTATCTCAAATGTTGGTTAATTATAGAATTGAGCAGGTGCCTGATGTAAATAATACAGTTGATGTCAAAATAATTATGGAAAAAATTTCAGAAGTGATGGAGTTTGACTTTTCAAAAGATGATGAATTAAAAAAACAACTGATGGTTCATGTGCCTGCAATGCTTTCACGATTAAGATACGCAATGGTTGTTAAGAATCCTTTTTTGGAGCAGATAAAACTTGATTATTCCATACTTTTCAATTCGATTTGGATAGCAATGGATAGCTTATCAGATTACTTTGGTACAAATTTTACCGAGGACGAGATTGCGTTTTTAACTCTTTATTTTCAATTATCGCTAGAGAAGTTTGGAAGCATTCGAAAAATATTAGTCATATGTCCAACAGGAATTGTAACTTCAGAATTATTGATTAATAGAATTAAGAATTTAGCACCATCGTTAGATGAAATTGAAACAGCATCTATAGAGGAATTTTTAGAGCTGGATCATTCTGAATATGATGTTATTCTCTCTACTGTTGCTGGATTGGGAGAGGATAGGACGATTCATTATGTCACTGCATTCACTAAAAATGAGGAATTAATTCAAATTTTACATCAGGATAAGGATGTATTATCGCCTAATTCTGCTAAGGAAATCAAAAATGATGTATCAAACTATTTAATGCTAGGACAGAAGTTTAGTAATAAGAATAGTCTTCTAAATAAAGTCGAAAGTTTTTTGATAGATAGAGATTTAATTTTTGATGGTTTTATAGATTCTATCTCTAAACGTGAAAAATTAGGGAGTACAGAGCTGCCTTTAGGAGTTGCTATTCCTCATGGTAAATCAGAGTTTGTAAAAGAGAGTTTTGTTATTGTTATTCAAAATAATCGAAAGATAAAATGGTCGAGTCATTTTGTTGATACTATTTTCATAATTGGTATTAGTAAAAAAGATATTAAAAAGACAAAGAGGGTTATTTCAAGAATTTATAATTTAATCAATGACGAACAACGATTAATGAAATTAAAAAAAGAAGACAGTGAATTGGAGGTCATGAAATATTTATATGGGAGAAAATAA
- a CDS encoding PTS fructose transporter subunit IIC, with amino-acid sequence MVTKKTSLWKDVQKAFNTGVSYMLPSVVVGGVFLAVALSTGKPTDNGMEITNQFMKNLNDIGVAGFAMMIPLLSGYIAYSIASKPALAPGMILGYIANNPIGEGQVKTGFLGAMLLGVLTGYFVKWTKKWKVSPTVRTLMPILIVPILTTLVLGLLYIYVIAVPIGGAMDWLVATLGELQGGSAIILGLIIGAMTAVDMGGPINKTATAFTLALMAEGVYSPNGAHRIAVAIPPLAMAISTFIDRKKYTKEDQDLGYSAFFMGLIGITEGAIPFAVKDMKRVLPAIILGSAVGGALGMVNNVEALVPHGGLIILPVVNGKLWYATAMLIGTLVSVIILHFTKPTLENSTIEKVSK; translated from the coding sequence ATGGTGACTAAAAAAACTTCATTGTGGAAAGATGTTCAGAAGGCATTTAACACGGGTGTATCCTATATGCTTCCATCAGTAGTGGTTGGCGGTGTGTTTTTAGCGGTAGCTTTATCTACTGGTAAGCCAACTGATAATGGAATGGAAATAACAAACCAATTCATGAAAAATTTAAATGATATTGGAGTTGCAGGATTTGCTATGATGATTCCATTGCTTTCTGGTTACATTGCGTATTCCATTGCTAGTAAACCGGCATTAGCTCCTGGTATGATTTTAGGCTATATTGCCAATAATCCAATTGGGGAAGGACAGGTGAAAACAGGCTTCTTAGGAGCGATGTTACTTGGGGTATTGACAGGATATTTTGTTAAATGGACCAAAAAATGGAAGGTTTCTCCAACTGTTCGCACATTGATGCCGATTTTGATTGTTCCTATACTAACAACTCTTGTATTAGGTTTGTTGTATATCTATGTTATTGCTGTACCAATTGGAGGAGCTATGGATTGGTTGGTAGCAACATTGGGAGAACTTCAAGGTGGCAGTGCAATCATTCTTGGACTAATCATCGGTGCAATGACAGCTGTTGATATGGGAGGTCCCATCAATAAGACTGCAACAGCTTTTACATTAGCATTGATGGCAGAAGGGGTGTATTCTCCAAACGGTGCTCACCGTATTGCTGTAGCTATACCACCTTTAGCAATGGCAATTTCAACATTTATTGATCGCAAGAAATATACTAAAGAAGACCAAGATTTAGGATATTCAGCCTTCTTCATGGGCCTTATTGGTATTACAGAAGGGGCAATTCCATTTGCAGTCAAGGATATGAAGCGTGTTTTACCAGCAATTATTCTGGGTAGTGCCGTTGGAGGAGCATTAGGAATGGTGAATAATGTTGAGGCATTGGTTCCTCATGGTGGACTAATCATCTTGCCTGTCGTAAATGGAAAACTTTGGTATGCGACTGCGATGCTAATAGGTACATTAGTATCAGTCATTATTCTACATTTTACAAAACCTACATTGGAAAATAGCACCATAGAGAAAGTTAGCAAATAA
- a CDS encoding DUF896 family protein — MDQVKINRINELAKKKKTVGLTGEEKVEQEQLRREYIDGYRKSLRHHIEGIKLVDEDGKDVTPEKLRQIQREKGLHGRSLDDPES; from the coding sequence TTGGATCAAGTAAAAATTAATCGCATCAACGAATTAGCTAAAAAGAAAAAGACAGTTGGTCTGACAGGTGAAGAAAAAGTAGAGCAAGAGCAGCTTCGCCGCGAATATATAGATGGTTACCGTAAATCATTGCGTCACCACATCGAAGGAATTAAACTGGTAGACGAAGATGGTAAGGACGTAACTCCAGAAAAGCTTCGTCAAATTCAACGTGAAAAAGGCTTGCATGGGCGTAGCCTAGATGATCCTGAATCTTAA
- a CDS encoding PTS fructose transporter subunit IIB, with amino-acid sequence MKIVAVTACPTGIAHTYMAQEAIEKEAEKRGFECQVETQGGMGIENELEQETIDEADVVILAIAVEIEGHDRFDEKDRNGLVHSVDPGEAIRNPEQVLDDALALI; translated from the coding sequence ATGAAAATCGTAGCAGTAACAGCGTGTCCAACAGGTATTGCACATACTTACATGGCTCAAGAAGCTATCGAAAAAGAAGCAGAGAAACGAGGCTTTGAATGTCAAGTAGAAACTCAAGGTGGTATGGGAATTGAGAATGAGTTAGAACAAGAAACTATTGATGAAGCAGACGTTGTGATTTTAGCAATTGCTGTTGAAATTGAAGGACATGACCGTTTTGATGAAAAAGATAGAAATGGACTAGTGCATTCGGTTGATCCTGGTGAAGCAATTAGAAACCCAGAACAAGTACTCGATGATGCTCTAGCTTTGATATAG
- a CDS encoding MIP/aquaporin family protein, with translation MDIFGEFIGTAILVLLGNGVVAGVVLPKTKNHASGWIVITMGWGLAVAMAAFISGMVAPAHLNPAVSLAFALKGDISWGTALIYSLVQILGAMLGSLLVYLQFKPHYDEADNQADILGTFATGPALPNTFSNFLSEVLGTLILVLAILAIGTYKMPPGLATIGVGMLVISVGLSLGGTTGYAINPARDFGPRLLHALLPIKQKGDSDWGYSWIPIFGPIVGGLLAVLIFNVMM, from the coding sequence ATGGATATTTTTGGTGAATTTATTGGAACTGCCATCTTGGTGTTACTTGGTAATGGTGTCGTAGCAGGTGTTGTTCTTCCTAAAACGAAAAACCATGCTTCAGGATGGATTGTGATTACCATGGGATGGGGTCTCGCAGTTGCAATGGCAGCCTTTATCTCAGGAATGGTTGCTCCAGCCCATCTTAACCCTGCTGTCAGTCTAGCTTTTGCACTCAAAGGAGATATTTCTTGGGGAACAGCCTTGATTTATAGCCTGGTACAAATTCTAGGTGCCATGCTAGGGTCACTCTTGGTTTATCTTCAATTCAAACCGCACTATGATGAAGCAGATAATCAAGCTGATATTTTAGGAACCTTTGCGACAGGGCCAGCTCTTCCAAATACATTTTCAAATTTCTTATCAGAAGTTTTGGGAACCTTGATTTTGGTCTTGGCTATCTTGGCAATCGGTACCTATAAAATGCCTCCAGGCTTAGCAACAATCGGTGTTGGTATGTTAGTTATCAGTGTTGGTTTATCACTCGGTGGTACAACTGGTTATGCTATCAACCCAGCCCGCGATTTCGGACCGCGCCTCCTACATGCCCTACTTCCTATCAAACAAAAAGGCGATTCAGACTGGGGCTATTCATGGATTCCAATCTTCGGCCCAATCGTCGGTGGCTTATTAGCTGTGTTAATCTTTAATGTGATGATGTAA
- the glpK gene encoding glycerol kinase GlpK has translation MSEEKYIMAIDQGTTSSRAIIFDKKGKKVSSSQKEFPQIFPQAGWVEHDANQIWNSVQSVIAGSFIESGIKPEQIEAIGITNQRETTVVWDKETGLPIYNAIVWQSRQTAPLADQLKKDGHTEMIHEKTGLVIDAYFSATKVRWILDKVPGAQERAEKGELLFGTIDTWLVWKLTDGAAHVTDYSNAARTMLYNIKDLKWDDEILNLLNIPKAMLPEVKSNSEIYGHTASFHFYGGKVPISGMAGDQQAALFGQLAFEKGKIKNTYGTGSFIIMNTGEEMQLSKNNLLTTIGYGINGKVYYALEGSIFIAGSAIQWLRDGLRMIENSPESEALALKSKDDDEIYVVPAFTGLGAPYWDSNARGSVFGLTRGSSKEDFVKATLQSIAYQVRDVIDTMQLDTGIAIPELRVDGGAAMNNFLMQFQADILGIDIARAKNLETTALGAAFLAGLAVGYWEDMDAIKELNETGQLFQATMNESRKEKLYKGWKRAVKATQVYAADGEE, from the coding sequence ATGTCGGAAGAAAAATACATTATGGCCATTGACCAAGGGACGACCAGCTCTCGTGCCATCATCTTTGACAAGAAAGGAAAGAAAGTTAGTAGCAGTCAGAAGGAATTTCCACAGATTTTCCCGCAAGCTGGCTGGGTAGAGCATGATGCCAACCAAATCTGGAATTCTGTACAATCTGTTATCGCAGGATCTTTCATCGAATCAGGGATTAAACCTGAGCAAATCGAGGCTATTGGGATTACCAATCAGCGTGAAACAACAGTCGTTTGGGATAAGGAAACAGGACTCCCGATTTATAATGCTATTGTTTGGCAATCTCGCCAAACAGCACCATTAGCTGATCAGCTGAAAAAAGATGGTCATACTGAAATGATTCATGAGAAAACTGGTCTTGTTATTGATGCTTATTTCTCGGCGACTAAAGTCCGTTGGATTCTAGATAAGGTTCCTGGTGCTCAAGAACGTGCTGAAAAGGGTGAGTTACTCTTTGGAACGATTGATACTTGGTTGGTTTGGAAATTAACAGACGGTGCAGCCCATGTGACGGATTATTCTAATGCTGCTAGAACCATGCTTTATAATATCAAAGACCTTAAATGGGATGATGAGATTCTCAACTTGCTCAATATTCCCAAAGCCATGTTACCAGAAGTTAAATCGAACTCAGAAATTTATGGGCATACAGCTTCCTTCCATTTCTATGGTGGTAAAGTCCCTATCTCAGGAATGGCTGGAGACCAACAAGCGGCTCTCTTTGGTCAACTAGCTTTTGAAAAAGGTAAGATTAAAAACACTTATGGTACAGGTTCTTTCATCATCATGAATACTGGTGAAGAGATGCAACTGTCTAAAAACAACCTGCTCACAACAATTGGATATGGGATTAATGGTAAGGTTTATTATGCCTTAGAAGGCTCAATCTTTATTGCTGGTTCAGCCATTCAATGGCTTCGTGATGGTCTTCGAATGATTGAAAATTCACCAGAATCAGAAGCACTAGCTCTGAAATCCAAAGATGATGATGAGATTTATGTCGTACCAGCCTTTACAGGACTCGGTGCCCCTTACTGGGATTCTAACGCTAGGGGATCTGTTTTTGGATTGACACGTGGTAGCAGTAAGGAAGATTTTGTCAAAGCAACCTTACAATCTATTGCTTATCAAGTTCGTGATGTTATTGATACCATGCAATTGGATACAGGTATTGCTATTCCTGAACTCCGTGTGGATGGTGGTGCTGCAATGAATAACTTCCTCATGCAGTTTCAGGCTGATATTCTTGGTATTGATATCGCCCGGGCTAAGAATCTGGAAACAACAGCTCTTGGAGCAGCTTTCTTAGCAGGATTGGCCGTAGGCTACTGGGAAGATATGGATGCTATCAAAGAACTCAATGAAACGGGACAACTCTTCCAAGCAACTATGAATGAATCACGCAAGGAAAAACTTTATAAAGGCTGGAAACGTGCCGTTAAAGCAACGCAAGTCTACGCTGCTGACGGTGAAGAATAG
- the glyS gene encoding glycine--tRNA ligase subunit beta, translated as MSKNLLIELGLEELPAYVVTPSEQQLGERLATFFKDNRLSFEDIKTFSTPRRLAARVTGLADQQTDLTEDFKGPAKKIALDEEGNYTKAAQGFVRGKGLTTDDIEFREVKGVEYLYVTKNEAGKLAEEVLVDIPQVLNQMTFPVNMHWAKNSFEYIRPVHTLTVLLDDKALEMEFLDIQSGRVSRGHRFLGQETEIASATSYEDNLRAQFVIADAKEREDMIVEQIKAIEAAENVQVEIDPDLLNEVLNLVEYPTAFMGAFDAKYLEIPEEVLVTSMKNHQRYFVVRDQDGNLKPNFISVRNGNDQHIENVVKGNEKVLVARLEDGEFFWREDQKLKIEDLVAKLADVTFHEKIGSLAEHMERSGVIAKYLTEKADLSAEESKAVARAAQIYKFDLLTGMVGEFDELQGLMGEKYALLAGEDAAVATAIREHYLPSSADGALPETKVGAVLALSDKLDTLLSFFTVGLIPSGSNDPYALRRATAGIVRILDAFGWEMPLDELINDLYALSFDSLSYDNKADVMSFIRARVDKMMDKAIPKDIRTAVLDSTNYVVSEQLAASSAIFQKSKEAGYKEAVESLSRVFNLAEKAEGKTVDASLFENAPEKALHEAVAALEMNHDMLANVEALFGLAPVITDFFDNTMVMADDEALKANRLAILKTLADKASYVAIFNQLNSK; from the coding sequence ATGTCAAAAAATCTATTAATCGAACTTGGTCTGGAGGAACTTCCAGCCTATGTTGTCACACCTAGTGAACAACAACTCGGAGAGCGCCTCGCTACTTTCTTTAAGGATAACCGTCTCTCTTTTGAAGACATCAAGACTTTTTCAACACCTCGTCGTTTAGCGGCGCGTGTGACAGGTCTTGCGGACCAACAAACTGATTTGACAGAAGATTTCAAAGGCCCTGCGAAGAAAATTGCTCTTGATGAAGAGGGAAATTACACCAAAGCCGCTCAAGGTTTTGTGCGTGGCAAAGGATTGACGACAGATGACATCGAATTCCGTGAAGTCAAAGGTGTTGAATATCTCTATGTCACCAAAAACGAAGCTGGTAAACTAGCAGAAGAGGTTTTAGTTGATATTCCTCAAGTGCTTAATCAAATGACCTTCCCAGTTAACATGCACTGGGCTAAAAATAGCTTTGAATACATTCGTCCAGTACATACCTTGACGGTTCTCTTGGATGACAAGGCTTTGGAAATGGAGTTCCTAGATATTCAATCTGGTCGTGTCAGTCGTGGACACCGTTTCCTTGGTCAAGAAACGGAGATTGCTTCAGCGACTTCTTATGAAGATAACTTGCGTGCGCAATTTGTTATCGCCGATGCCAAAGAGCGTGAGGACATGATTGTTGAGCAAATCAAAGCTATTGAAGCTGCGGAGAATGTTCAAGTGGAAATCGACCCAGATCTTCTTAATGAAGTCCTCAACTTGGTCGAATACCCAACAGCTTTCATGGGTGCCTTTGATGCCAAGTACCTTGAGATTCCTGAAGAAGTTTTGGTAACGTCAATGAAAAACCACCAACGTTATTTTGTGGTGCGTGACCAAGATGGTAACTTGAAGCCTAACTTTATTTCAGTGCGTAATGGTAATGACCAACACATCGAAAACGTGGTTAAAGGGAATGAAAAAGTTCTGGTGGCTCGTTTGGAAGATGGAGAGTTCTTCTGGCGTGAAGACCAAAAACTCAAAATTGAAGACTTAGTGGCTAAGTTGGCTGATGTCACCTTCCATGAAAAAATCGGTTCTTTAGCAGAACACATGGAACGTAGTGGTGTGATTGCGAAATACTTGACTGAAAAAGCTGATCTTTCAGCAGAAGAAAGCAAGGCAGTTGCCCGTGCCGCTCAAATCTATAAATTTGACTTGTTGACCGGTATGGTGGGTGAATTTGATGAATTGCAAGGTCTTATGGGTGAAAAATATGCCCTTCTTGCCGGTGAAGACGCAGCGGTTGCGACAGCTATTCGTGAACACTACCTGCCAAGTTCAGCTGACGGTGCCTTACCCGAAACCAAAGTTGGTGCGGTACTAGCGCTTTCTGACAAGCTGGATACACTTCTCTCATTCTTCACTGTAGGGCTCATTCCATCAGGGTCTAACGATCCGTATGCTCTTCGTCGTGCGACAGCGGGTATTGTTCGTATCTTGGATGCCTTCGGTTGGGAAATGCCATTAGATGAATTGATCAATGATTTGTATGCTTTATCATTTGATAGTTTGTCTTATGATAATAAAGCCGACGTCATGAGCTTTATCCGTGCCCGTGTGGATAAAATGATGGATAAAGCAATTCCAAAAGACATTCGCACAGCTGTTCTTGACAGTACCAACTATGTGGTTAGCGAGCAGCTAGCTGCCAGCTCTGCTATTTTCCAAAAATCAAAAGAAGCAGGCTACAAAGAAGCTGTTGAAAGCTTGTCACGTGTCTTCAATCTGGCTGAAAAAGCAGAAGGGAAGACTGTTGATGCAAGCCTCTTTGAGAATGCACCAGAAAAAGCTCTTCATGAAGCTGTTGCAGCTTTAGAGATGAATCATGATATGCTTGCTAATGTGGAAGCCCTCTTTGGTCTAGCACCAGTCATCACAGACTTCTTTGACAATACCATGGTTATGGCAGATGACGAAGCTCTCAAAGCTAATCGTCTAGCCATCTTGAAAACTCTAGCTGATAAAGCAAGCTATGTAGCTATTTTCAATCAGTTGAACAGTAAATAA
- a CDS encoding PTS sugar transporter subunit IIA produces the protein MGENNIINRALIFIDEDLDTKDNVIKKVSEKAQEIQYVKDAQEYNIAVLKREDEVPTAIGYDIAIPHGKTDVVLKPFIAFLRSKKPFRWSVGSEEQAQLIFQIGVPETGTEKLHLKFISEVSKKLLDEEFRNKLLTLTDKEKIYELLNSINI, from the coding sequence ATGGGAGAAAATAATATTATTAACCGAGCTTTAATTTTTATTGATGAGGACTTGGATACAAAAGATAACGTGATAAAAAAAGTTTCCGAGAAAGCACAAGAAATTCAGTATGTTAAAGATGCACAAGAATATAATATTGCTGTATTGAAACGAGAAGATGAGGTACCAACAGCAATTGGATATGATATTGCGATACCTCACGGAAAAACTGATGTTGTTTTAAAACCATTTATAGCTTTTTTGAGAAGCAAGAAACCTTTTAGATGGTCTGTAGGTTCCGAAGAACAAGCGCAACTTATTTTTCAAATTGGAGTTCCTGAGACAGGAACAGAAAAGTTACATTTGAAATTCATTTCAGAAGTTAGTAAAAAACTTTTGGATGAAGAGTTTAGAAATAAACTGTTAACACTAACAGATAAAGAGAAAATTTATGAATTACTTAATTCAATTAATATTTAG
- the glpO gene encoding type 1 glycerol-3-phosphate oxidase: MEFSQVTRQLSLQKMQDRTLDLLIIGGGITGAGLALQAAASGLDTGLIEMQDFAEGTSSRSTKLVHGGLRYLKQFDVEVVADTVSERAVVQRIAPHIPKPDPMLLPVYDEEGTTFNMFGLKVAMNLYDSLAEIGSDSPFANKVLSKQEVLEREPDLQADGLLGGGVYLDFRNNDARLVIENIKRANRDGALIASHVKAEDFLLDDEGKVVGVIATDLLTGERFEIKSRVIINATGPWSDTIRNFGNSENPIHQMRPTKGVHLVVDRKRLNVSQPVYVDTGLNDGRMVFVLPREDKTYFGTTDTDYQGDFEKPRVTQEDVDYLIGVINNRFPQAHITVDDIESSWAGLRPLLAGNNASDYNGGNSGKLKDESFDALIDSVKAYLNQEKSRHDVEEVLGHMETMSSEKELNPSAVSRGSSFDRDDNGLFTLAGGKITDYRKMAEGALKKVLHVLDEEFGRKFRLINSKTYPVSGGELNPAKVDSEIETYAQLGTLSGLEMDDARYLANLYGSNVPKVYNLARSVEAAPGLDLKETLSLHYAMDFEMALSPADFFLRRTNHMLFKRDELDALVEPVIAEMAKHLEWTAEERAEQTRDFQDLLEENDLAILKS; the protein is encoded by the coding sequence ATGGAATTTTCACAAGTAACAAGACAATTATCTCTCCAAAAAATGCAAGATAGGACTCTGGATTTACTGATTATTGGTGGGGGTATCACAGGTGCAGGTCTGGCTTTGCAAGCTGCAGCTAGTGGACTCGATACTGGCTTGATTGAGATGCAGGATTTTGCGGAAGGGACAAGTAGTCGTTCGACTAAGCTAGTTCACGGTGGTCTTCGCTATCTCAAACAGTTTGATGTTGAAGTGGTAGCTGATACGGTTTCTGAGCGTGCAGTTGTCCAACGTATTGCTCCTCATATTCCTAAGCCAGACCCGATGCTTTTGCCGGTTTATGATGAGGAGGGAACAACCTTCAACATGTTTGGTCTCAAGGTTGCCATGAATCTTTATGATTCCTTGGCTGAAATTGGTTCGGATTCACCATTTGCCAACAAGGTTTTGAGTAAGCAAGAAGTCTTGGAACGTGAGCCTGACTTGCAAGCTGATGGTCTCCTCGGTGGTGGTGTTTATCTTGATTTCCGAAACAATGATGCCCGTTTGGTGATTGAAAATATCAAGCGTGCTAATCGCGATGGTGCTCTTATTGCTAGTCACGTTAAGGCAGAAGACTTCTTGTTAGATGATGAGGGCAAAGTGGTTGGGGTGATAGCAACTGACCTTCTTACCGGGGAAAGATTTGAGATTAAATCCCGTGTGATTATCAATGCAACAGGACCGTGGTCTGATACCATTCGAAATTTTGGTAATAGCGAAAATCCTATCCATCAAATGCGCCCAACTAAGGGGGTTCACCTGGTAGTAGACCGTAAGCGCCTCAATGTTTCTCAACCGGTCTATGTTGATACTGGCCTCAATGATGGTCGTATGGTTTTCGTCCTTCCGCGTGAGGATAAAACTTACTTTGGTACGACAGATACCGACTATCAAGGTGACTTTGAGAAGCCAAGAGTCACTCAAGAAGACGTCGATTACTTAATTGGTGTTATTAACAACCGCTTCCCTCAAGCCCATATCACCGTTGATGATATCGAAAGCAGCTGGGCAGGACTTCGTCCACTCTTAGCAGGTAATAATGCTTCGGATTATAATGGTGGTAATTCTGGTAAACTCAAAGATGAAAGCTTTGACGCTTTGATTGATTCAGTTAAAGCCTACCTTAACCAAGAAAAATCACGCCATGACGTTGAAGAAGTTTTAGGACATATGGAAACCATGTCTTCGGAAAAAGAGCTCAATCCATCTGCTGTTTCACGTGGTAGTAGCTTTGACCGTGACGATAATGGACTCTTTACCTTGGCTGGCGGTAAAATTACTGACTACCGTAAAATGGCTGAAGGGGCTCTTAAGAAAGTCTTGCATGTTCTTGATGAAGAATTTGGTCGCAAGTTCCGCTTGATTAACTCTAAGACCTATCCTGTTTCTGGTGGTGAACTCAATCCTGCTAAGGTCGATTCTGAAATTGAAACTTACGCCCAACTGGGAACCCTCAGTGGTCTTGAAATGGACGATGCTCGTTACCTAGCAAATCTCTATGGATCAAATGTTCCTAAAGTCTATAACCTCGCAAGAAGTGTTGAAGCGGCACCGGGTCTTGATTTGAAAGAAACCCTTTCCCTTCATTATGCCATGGATTTTGAAATGGCTTTGAGCCCAGCTGATTTCTTCTTGCGTCGAACCAACCATATGCTCTTCAAACGCGATGAACTCGATGCCTTAGTAGAACCTGTGATAGCAGAAATGGCCAAACATTTAGAATGGACAGCAGAGGAAAGAGCAGAACAGACAAGGGATTTCCAAGATCTTCTTGAAGAAAATGATTTAGCAATCTTAAAAAGCTAA